The following coding sequences lie in one Vicia villosa cultivar HV-30 ecotype Madison, WI unplaced genomic scaffold, Vvil1.0 ctg.000368F_1_1, whole genome shotgun sequence genomic window:
- the LOC131627569 gene encoding probable receptor-like protein kinase At5g24010, with protein MNFLHTLQGPKKPNPSFMETHNLIFLTLLFFLPCSLSFVPIDNYLINCGSLNNASLFNRVFMSDSTNPGLNFLSSDDSISLIDKNPSPNLQTLYHTARVFVTTGRYRFNMKKNGTHLIRFHFFPLKAQSFDLKSAKFSVFVNGISIMKDFKPPDEVLIKEFILMIESNLLEILFRPFDSGFGFVNAVEVFTAPEDFVIDYGTRVVGPSGMKEYQNISSQVLETIHRINVGGVKITPFNDTLWRTWIPDEDFLVFKGAAKHAVSTHTPDYEKGGVTPEIAPENVYMTAQQMNRENTSLASRFNITWKFPVASEGVPHLIRLHFCDIVSTSLNLLYFDVYINSYIAYKDLDLSSLTFHTLASPVYVDFVANSDDSGAIEISVGPSDLSSSIRINAILNGAEIMKIVNDVDNTKNVHRRKHLWVLIGSIVGGIVVLLLVVTVFLLATKCRKKKPKETMVGSVGWTPLRMFGGSSLSRTSEHGSYGYLGMNIPFADIQSATNNFDRNLIIGSGGFGMVYKGVLRDNVKVAVKRGMPGSRQGLPEFHSEITILSKIRHRHLVSLVGFCEENSEMILVYEYVERGPLKKHLYGSSRQPPLNWKQRLEICIGAARGLHYLHTGFAQGIIHRDIKSTNILVDEDYVAKVADFGLSRSGPCINETHVSTGVKGSFGYLDPEYYRRQQLTDKSDVYSFGVVLFEVLCGRPAVDPQLTREQVNLAEWAIEWLQKGMLDHIVDPHIVNEIKPRSLKKFGETAEKCLAEYGVDRPTMGDVLWNLEHALQLQESEIQRGIHDDSGGSEADYETTRTIHENSSSRRIERDYDNDCSNVSTSQVFSQLMNNNGR; from the coding sequence ATGAATTTTCTTCACACTCTTCAAGGACCTAAAAAACCAAACCCTTCATTCATGGAGACACATAACCTTATCTTTCTAACCCTTCTCTTCTTTCTACCTTGTTCACTTTCCTTTGTTCCTATAGACAACTACTTGATTAACTGTGGATCACTCAACAATGCTTCACTCTTCAATAGAGTCTTCATGAGTGATTCAACCAACCCAGGCTTGAATTTTCTCTCTTCAGATGATTCCATTTCTCTCATAGACAAAAACCCATCTCCAAATTTGCAAACTTTGTATCATACAGCTAGAGTTTTTGTCACCACTGGGAGATACAGGTTTAATATGAAGAAAAATGGTACTCATTTGATTCGTTTTCACTTTTTTCCACTTAAAGCTCAGAGTTTTGACTTGAAGTCTGCAAAATTTAGTGTCTTTGTTAATGGAATTTCGATTATGAAAGATTTTAAGCCACCTGATGAGGTTCTGATTAAAGAGTTTATTTTGATGATTGAGTCAAACTTGCTTGAAATTTTGTTTAGACCCTTTGATTCAGGTTTTGGATTTGTAAATGCTGTGGAAGTGTTTACTGCTCCTGAAGATTTTGTTATAGATTATGGAACAAGGGTGGTTGGTCCTTCTGGTATGAAAGAGTACCAAAACATTTCATCTCAGGTTTTAGAAACTATTCATAGGATTAATGTTGGAGGTGTGAAAATAACTCCTTTTAATGATACCCTTTGGAGGACTTGGATTCCTGATGAGGATTTTTTGGTTTTTAAGGGAGCAGCTAAACATGCAGTGAGTACTCATACACCTGATTATGAGAAGGGAGGCGTGACTCCGGAGATTGCGCCTGAAAATGTTTACATGACTGCTCAGCAGATGAATAGGGAAAACACGAGTTTAGCTTCAAGGTTTAACATAACATGGAAGTTTCCTGTGGCTTCTGAAGGTGTTCCGCATTTGATTCGGTTGCATTTCTGTGATATAGTTAGTACTTCTCTCAATTTGCTTTACTTTGATGTGTATATCAATAGTTACATTGCATATAAGGATCTTGATTTGTCATCGCTTACATTTCACACTCTTGCGTCACCGGTGTATGTGGATTTTGTTGCTAATTCGGACGATTCGGGTGCTATTGAAATAAGTGTTGGTCCTTCTGACCTTAGTAGTTCTATAAGGATTAATGCCATATTGAATGGTGCAGAGATAATGAAGATTGTCAACGATGTTGATAATACTAAGAATGTGCACAGGAGGAAACATTTATGGGTGCTGATAGGTTCAATTGTCGGAGGAATTGTTGTTTTGCTTTTGGTTGTAACTGTTTTTCTACTAGCTACCAAATGCAGGAAGAAGAAACCAAAAGAAACTATGGTGGGAAGTGTTGGATGGACGCCTCTGCGTATGTTCGGAGGGAGTTCTCTTAGTAGAACATCCGAACACGGTTCTTATGGATATCTTGGAATGAATATCCCTTTTGCTGATATACAATCAGCAACAAACAATTTCGATAGAAACTTGATTATAGGGTCTGGTGGATTTGGTATGGTTTACAAAGGAGTGCTTAGAGACAATGTAAAAGTTGCTGTCAAGAGAGGTATGCCAGGTTCAAGACAAGGCCTTCCGGAATTCCACTCTGAAATAACGATTTTATCGAAAATTCGTCATCGCCATCTTGTTTCATTAGTTGGTTTCTGTGAAGAAAATTCAGAAATGATACTTGTTTATGAGTATGTTGAAAGAGGTCCATTGAAAAAGCATTTATATGGGTCGTCGCGACAGCCACCTCTCAATTGGAAGCAGCGGCTTGAGATATGCATTGGTGCGGCCAGAGGCTTGCATTATCTTCACACTGGCTTTGCTCAAGGAATCATCCACCGCGACATCAAATCGACCAACATATTGGTCGACGAAGATTATGTGGCAAAGGTTGCTGATTTCGGTCTTTCGAGATCAGGGCCATGCATCAATGAAACGCATGTGAGTACTGGTGTGAAAGGTAGTTTTGGTTATCTTGATCCCGAGTATTACCGGAGGCAACAACTTACCGATAAATCGGACGTATACTCATTTGGAGTTGTTCTTTTTGAGGTTCTCTGTGGAAGACCTGCTGTTGATCCACAACTGACTAGAGAACAGGTGAATTTAGCAGAATGGGCTATTGAATGGCTGCAGAAGGGAATGCTGGATCATATTGTTGACCCTCATATAGTCAACGAGATCAAACCGAGATCGTTGAAGAAATTTGGCGAAACTGCAGAGAAATGTTTAGCTGAATATGGTGTTGATAGACCAACTATGGGTGATGTCTTGTGGAATTTGGAACATGCACTTCAGCTTCAAGAAAGTGAAATTCAAAGAGGAATACACGACGATAGCGGTGGTAGCGAAGCGGATTATGAAACAACAAGAACTATTCATGAAAACTCTAGCAGTagaagaatagagagagattatGATAATGACTGTTCAAATGTTAGTACTAGCCAAGTGTTTTCCCAGCTCATGAATAATAACGGTAGATGA
- the LOC131627570 gene encoding uncharacterized protein LOC131627570, whose translation MAKVTLHVYDLTNGSEKTNSTVVHINKIFKNGIGLGGIFHSAVQVYGDEEWSFGFCEEGTGVFSSPSGKNTMFTYRKSLVLGKTNYNIFKVNQILRELSREWPGNSYDLFSKNCNHFCDEFCRRLGVPKPPGWVNRFANVGDIVKEMAASTSLWFRQARTEIVAATKVAYRFLFCVTNNVKADMDDSPREESPRVQHAW comes from the exons ATGGCGAAAGTGACACTTCACGTGTACGACTTGACCAATGGTTCGGAGAAGACGAACAGCACCGTTGTTCACATTAACAAGATCTTCAAGAATGGTATTGGTCTCGGTGGTATATTCCACAGCGCTGTTCAG GTTTATGGAGATGAAGAATGGTCATTTGGATTCTGTGAGGAAGGAACTGGTGTTTTTAGTAGTCCTTCAGGGAAGAACACAATGTTTACATATAGAAAATCACTTGTACTAGGAAAAACAAACTACAATATTTTCAAGGTAAATCAAATATTAAGAGAACTTAGTCGAGAGTGGCCTGGGAATTCTTAtgatctcttctccaaaaactgcaATCATTTCTGTGATGAATTTTGTCGAAGACTAGGCGTTCCGAAACCTCCTG GTTGGGTTAACAGGTTTGCTAACGTTGGTGATATTGTTAAGGAAATGGCTGCGAGTACATCATTATGGTTCCGACAAGCAAGAACAGAGATTGTAGCAGCAACCAAAGTAGCATACAGATTCCTGTTTTGTGTTACAAATAATGTTAAAGCTGATATGGATGACTCCCCTAGAGAAGAATCTCCTAGAGTTCAACATGCTTGGTAG
- the LOC131627571 gene encoding uncharacterized protein LOC131627571, which yields MSLVSSMDNMACNKGQHVRKAKKKQVKDELDRLKQAEKKKRRLEKALATSAAIISELEKKKQKKKEEQQRLDEEGAAIAEAVALHVLLGEDSDDSYKVECKTWDDYNRNLDFFMGGKRACFPNLDGGTWSVTAENGKWSISSGPFENHNVHAPAYGEPVWDPTRFSVDLIAAQAVRSLQIAENADEDRILF from the coding sequence ATGTCTTTAGTAAGTTCAATGGATAACATGGCATGTAATAAGGGGCAACATGTGAGGAAGGCAAAGAAGAAGCAGGTGAAAGACGAGTTGGATCGTCTTAAGCAGGCTGAAAAGAAGAAGAGGCGGCTGGAAAAAGCTCTAGCTACGTCTGCTGCCATCATATCGGAACTGGAaaaaaagaaacagaagaagaaagaagaacaacAGAGACTTGATGAAGAGGGTGCTGCAATTGCGGAAGCTGTCGCTCTGCATGTTCTACTCGGTGAAGACTCAGATGATTCATACAAGGTTGAGTGCAAGACTTGGGATGATTATAATCGTAATCTTGATTTCTTCATGGGTGGGAAAAGAGCCTGCTTTCCAAATCTAGATGGAGGCACATGGTCCGTCACTGCCGAAAATGGCAAGTGGTCTATCTCGTCCGGGCCTTTTGAAAACCACAATGTGCACGCTCCAGCTTACGGAGAACCAGTATGGGATCCTACAAGATTCTCTGTTGACCTTATAGCAGCACAAGCAGTTAGATCACTCCAGATTGCAGAGAATGCAGATGAGGATAGGATTCTGTTCTAG